The segment AGGGCTCAAATGAACTAGCTACAtttgagggaaagaaaaaaaatccaaacatcACAGTGGATTATGACCATTTCGGAAGTGTTTTTCTGTGATAATACATAGGGACGTATCTGCGCAGCCTATCGGATTCCGGGATGCAATACGCATCCAAATGAAAAGAACGCCAGTCCTTTCGCTAATCCTTGTCTATCCTTTTTATCTCGGGACTCATAGCATTCGGATCACTATGGGACAGCGAAGCGGTGGGACAAAGCCATGCAGACCATATTCCAGtaaatgtgagaaaaaaagCAAGTCTGTTTGACTTCAGTGGGCGCAAACTGGGCGCATGTAGACAAGCTGCGTAAAAGTGGGCCAAAATGTTCCTCGTCCTGGTCCTGGGGCTCTACGTGGCCACAGGTGTACTTGTCTCCCCAGTGAGCTCCTGCCCGTCGCAGTGCAGCTGTTTTTACCACAACCTGAGTGACGGATCAAAGGCCAGGTAAGGAGGATGTCCAAATggaaattattttacatcaaaaacacacattaatgtGTTCTGGTTTGTGCGTACTGACGCATGTTTTTAGACGGACAGATGTTTGCATAGAGGTAAACACGTGTACAGAAGATAATTCAGGGAGTGCATGTCCGTCCAATTTTATTTAATGCAGGATTATCTCTCAAAGGCACTTTCAGCCCCCTCATCTATGCGTTTTATGCGAGTTTGGATAGATTGGTTTTTATTCTCTAGACTTAAAAACACGATTGCTAATTTCTAATTCATTTTCACAGtcactttttcattttctttgttacaTTGCAAACTGTTCTTCAATGACTAATTTGTGAGGGATGATTTGGAGGTGAGCACAAATTCACTTATGATGCCTCCCTTTTAGGAGCGTGATTTGTAATGATCCCGAGATATCTCTTGTGCCTCTCGGGTTCCCTGTTGACACGTCCAAGCTGCGGATTGAGAAGACGGCCATCCAGCAGATATCAAGCGAAGCCTTCAACTACCTCTCAAGTCTGGAATTCCTGTGGATGTCTTTCAACACGCTTTCCGCCTTGAACCCGGACAGTTTCCGGGGACTGTTCAACCTGGAAGAGCTTCGTCTGGACGGGAATGCCCTCACCGCCTTTCCCTGGGAATGTCTCATGGATATGCCCAGCCTCAGACTTCTCGATTTGCACAACAACCAGCTCACCTCGCTGCCGGCGGAGGCTACCACTTACATCAAGAACCTCACCTACCTGGATTTGTCCAGCAACAGCCTGCTGACCCTGCCGACTGAGGTGCTGTCCACATGGCTGGCGGCAAAACCTGTGCAAGGGCCAGAGAGCTCCAAAATGATACTTGGTAAGCGACAGTGCGCATCCTGACGTCCAACCTTCTTTCAACCAAACCTTCGGGTGGTGGTTTAGCTATACCTGCCTCAATTTTAATACCTAAAGCGCGCTGCTAAACACTGTGCGTAAAGGAAAGCGTGTTAATTAATTTTGCGCAAAGCAACATTCTTGAATATTAGCTGTACAACAGTTTCTAGGCAACACATAATTTGAAGCAAGATGGGATGGGGTATGCCGGCGGTAGTTGATAAAAACTGCCCCATTAATATTTGAAGTAGTTGTGTGCTTTTAATCGATAAAATTTTTAGCTTTTAAATACCAGTGCAACACTAACACTAAAAATTCAATACATGGTTTGAAATAAACTAGAATACAGTTTTGAGCAGAAATAAGTGTTTATTCATGTATTTGTCTGCAACTGCAACTCCTTCTGTGGGAACCAAAAAGCATAAGGTGGGAGATAATGAATGACaatatagtaaaacacagttgtcataatataaaatatgtctaCATAGGAAAAGTTGCAATTGTAGACAAATATCATTTGtattcattcacattcattacatttatttacattttaaattgctcTTATAGCTGCTTAGAACTACATAACAGTGTGtaataaacaattaattaaatgtttacatagtgcttataaatgctaaacaAGGGGGTTAAAGTGAAGTGTTACCAAGACAAGGTTATGGCCTGTTACATAAGTAAATTGTTCAAATTCTTTGCACTTAAAGTCGCTATTAGTTGAGAATACATGGAATTATCTAAAATGGCGAATTCTAATTTCGGAAACTTTTTGTATACAGGTGCCTTGGCCCATTCTGTTGACCCTTTAGAACCAAAGTCAAGGACTTAGTTTAATTGTGTGCAGTTGAAGCCTCATTGGCAATATTTTGTCATAATTTTTTGCCTTTAAATTTAGAACAGCTGCATGCACTGTGTCACTGCACTTCATAGCCAATTGCATGTTTATAATACAAGTGGAAGTTAATTTTACACTTGCTCATCTTCTGTTTTTAACCTATCCTCATACTCATGACAGCTGTTCCAGGTTCAGCTCTAATGGCTGGTGCTTTGTTCATGGACGTTAAATGACAGCAAAACCTGACCTTGATCACCAGctcactaccaccaccaccaccaccatcttcatcatcatcatcatcatcattatcaccaccaccactgccATAGTCATGGTCATGATGTAGTTTATGAATTAAATGTTAATCCTCTTACAGGATTAACATCCTAACATCCACACCAGCCATCTGCAGGCTGGTCTGTCACTTTGCACACAGCTGGACGCTCGTCTTCCTCCTATAGCCTCACTTGTACCCTCACCCTCAGGTCTCCATGACAACCCCTGGGTGTGTGACTGCCGGCTCTATGACCTGGTCCAGTTCCAGAAGACTCCGACACTCTCAGTGGCGTTCATTGACACAAGGCTCCGGTGTTCAGCTCCTGAGAGTCTATCAGGGGTTTTGTTCAGTGACGCAGAGCTGCGGCGCTGTCAGCTCCCACGTATCCACACAGCTGTGGCACGAGTCCGAAGCGCTGTCGGgaacaacgtgctgctccgcTGTGGGACCATTGGAGTCCCCATCCCAGACCTGACGTGGCGCAGGATGGATGGACGAGTCCTTAATGGAACaggtgtgtttctctgttttgtgcATGAGATAAGATGCTTTTGTCTGCACTGTAGTGCTGCTGTTAATTAAACAGAGAGCTGTCAGTGGAGACAGTAAGGTTGTGAGCGTGACTGACAGCTGTGGCTACAACAGGGTTATGCAGCACTGATGATGCTCAGTGCAACATTGTATAATCACCTGCTTGATACTTTGTATGATATGGGATATTTCTCAAATGCCATATCCCATTGCAGTTGTCTTTTTCATATGTTGTCCTTTTGTAACCGTTAAAATCTCCCTTCTCTGCCACCACAGTCCAGCAGGAAACCTCAAAGGAGGGAATCACCTGGTCCATCCTCAGTGTCTCAGCTGTGTCCCATCGTGATTCAGGGAAATACATCTGCAAGGCCACTAACTATGCGGGGAATGCTGAAGCTGTCATTTCTCTTGTTGTCTCGAACTCACCAAAACCAGAAGGGAACCAAACCAGCAATGACAAGAAAGCCAAAGTCAAGAAACCCAACCAGATGGGCAAAGCTGCCTACCAGGAGAAACTGGTGGCCAGATATGTGGTTCCAACCACCACCCCTTCATCCCTGCCTGCCCTAGATCCAGGCCTTCCacctggtcttggtcttgatcCTGGACTATCCAGTTACAGCCTGGCTGACAGAGCCACCCCGAGGCCCGCCACCTCCTCCAACCCAGATGCAATGCTGGATCTGGAGAAGACTAATCTAAGCAACCTGGCGGCCAACACCTCGTCGCTGCAGCAGGACCCCGACAGGGTGGTCCGCTCAGTAAAGGTGGTGGGGGACACAGACAACACAATTTCTCTGAACTGGAGAGCCCCTAAGGCCAAGAACACAACAGCTTTTAGTGTGTTGTATGCTGTGTTTGGAGAGAGGGACATGAGGAAGATCAACGTTGGGGCAGGGCAGAACCGGGTAACCATCGACGGGCTGGTGCCTAGGACCAAGTacattgcctgtgtgtgtgtgagggggctAATCCCCAGGAAGGAGCAGTGTGTCATATTTTCTACTGATGAAGCAGCCAGTGCCACTGGCACCCAGAAGCTGATTAACGTGATTGTGATCACAGTGGCCTGTATCATCGCCGTCCCGCTCACTGTCATCGTGTGCTGTGGGGCACTGAAGAGACGCATTCAAAAGTACTGGGGAAAAAAGTCAAAGGACATCCAAGATTCATATGTGACCTTTGAAACACTGTCGCCTGGCACGAAGGCCAAAGGGCTGGAGGGCGAGTATTTGAACAGACTGAACCCAGAGGAGTCCAACAGGCTGCTGTCAGCCCGCTCCAGCCTCGACTCTGAGGCCACAGCTAAGATAGAGGGACAGCCTAATGAGTACTTCTGCTGACATCATGCTCCAGCTCCGGCTCCTGCTGCACGCCATCTTCCTCGCACTCACCCGCATCCATGTCCCAATCCCAACCCAAATACCCATTCACATCCCCATCACCACCCACGTTCCCATCTCCACCCACATCCATATCCCCATCACTACCCGTACCCTCAACGTCAGCAACATCCTGACGTCAGTCCACCTCCCACACGCTCTCATACACCCACGCCATGGGATTCCCCCCCACCTGTCCCTCCTCGCTGGATCACGCCACCAACTCCACCGCCACAGAGAGCCAACTTCTATCAAAGGACTTTTGCACGCTGCACTATAATGGAAATATCAGTTTAGAGAATATTTAACAGTTTaatcaaattgtttttttccagaCATGTGTAGaatttttcatgtttcttgcAGATAGAGGGAAACTCACTGGACTGTCATACGTGTAACCATGCATTAATAGTAAGATGACATTCAGACACACTCATGCTTTCATCTTTAAATGAATGTTATTATCACTAAGCCTGTAAGAGAAAACATGTCAATAGCTGAAAAAGCATAAAAATCACATTATGTTTCATCTCACTTGCATGGCCCAGCGAAGAAACCTCTGCAACCCGATCTGACATAAAAGGGAACTCAACGGTTGACACTCCATTGTTTATAtcatatatgtatgtgtatgattTGTATATACTTCACTGGATGATGTACACTTACATATACAGCTAAGTCTGTGCCTCTGTATGTATCTGTCATATgttctcagagagagagatatacaCACAGGCATGGTTCAACACTCTGGTGAATGAAGAAAAGCTGGAGCTGGAGAGAAGTACAGAAAGGACTGAACTATGACACTTTGTAAATAAGGTGGAAATTATGCAAAATGCTAAACGATTTCTATTCCCAGCTATATGACACACATAATGAAATATCTCTATGTACCTGTTTTGTGCCACCTAGAGGCATATTTACCCCATTAAATGTAGACCTATTCATTCATTccaataatattatttaatatatagttaaataaacttttatacAGTTAACTGTTTTGTGTATTCTTATATCTCTACTTTCATCTCGCCATTAATCAATATTCAAACTGGGTTTCCATTCAGCAAGTTTGTGAAAAAGAGTGATATAGATTTTATTCACGTGGATTGGCAGGCTcttgactgtctgtctgtctggggtGGTCTAATACAAGTCACCCTTCATAAAGGCTTTGCAAGTTGTAATGgctttattaattttaataaatcgtttactaatgctttataaatcAGTTATAAGCCATTATTGAGAGCAGCTTTTGGGATGCCAGATTGTGAAAAGAATAATCCTGCAGGTTTTTATTGTCCAGTAGGAtagttatttaattaataaataaaaacctctAATGGAacttattttattactttactATTTTCTGGAAAAACATGCAGAACAAATTTAATTGATTAACAACACAACTTCTAAACATGTATTACTGCAGACTTAAAGTACTTATTAATGGCTTGCTTTATAACTGCGTTATAAGGGTAAATACCAGTCAGAGGGATTTTTCACAAACTGGCAACCCAAAACTTGTTCTTATTAAGGGCTTATTTGTCTATAACATGAGTAAATAAGTAGTTACATTAGTTACACCTGCATAAAGGTTAAAGTGGTACCGATTTAAACATGTAGTGGTCAGACCTACTGACACTGTCAAGTGTTAATCTTGCGTGTCTTTTCCAAGAATTAGACGCCACTTGTTGGCCTACGTGGTACGTCAGGGATTAAGCATAATAGGCTTCTCTGGTTTGCGACACTGGACATGTCTTGAGCACGAATGTAGTCCTCAACTTTTCACGGACTATGGACATAATTTGTTACCTATTAGTTATAGTTTTGTCCACCATCCAGGCATATGAAACTTATTCTCAATGTTTGCGCGGGTGCAGCTGTGTAGAAGACCGCCATGGAAGGTAAAACATTATTTCACCTTGTCCAATATACCAAGGCAGAGGTATTTTTAACTTATGTAACTGTGTCAGGTTAGCCTTTAGAAGTTAGGTTGAAGTCTGTAGTTCTTATTGTGGTTCTACCTagtaaacagtgtttttaaagCATCAAGCTACACAGTAACCAaatgttcatttaaaattttcCCTTTAATCATAGGTCGCTGGTATGTATGGAGGAGAGCGCGTTTGGGGCCATACCAGAGAACCTTCCAGATGATATGACCAAAATACGAATAGAAAAATCTCACTTCACTGAAATACCCAGAGGGGCGTTCTCAAAAACTCCCGCCTTGGAGAACTTGTGGTTGAACTTCAATGATATCACAGTGATAAACTCAAAGGGTCTGGAGGGTTTAGGGAACTTAACCGAGCTCCGTCTGCAAGGGAACAAGCTGCGTTCAGTACCATGGACAGCGTTCGAGGACACGCCAGCCCTCAAGATCCTGGACCTGAAGCACAACCAGCTGGACGTTCTGCCGGAGCATGCGTTAAAATTTTTGCCAGGTCTGACTTACTTAGACTTATCCTTCAATCGGCTTACGGTCATATCGAAGGAGGTCTTCCAAAACTGGCCCCTCTACCAAAAACTGCAGGGCATGGAGGAGCAGGAGGCGACCGCTTTCGTGCCGAACGTCGTCCTCGCCCTCCACGACAACGCCTGGCTCTGCGACTGCCGCCTGAAGGGCTTCGTGGAGTTCATCAGGTCCCTGAGGCCCCCGATTTTACTGATGAACTCTTACTTGACCTGCTCAGGGCCGGACTTTAGGGCAGGCAAGTTCTTCCACGAGGTAGAGCTGCAGGCGTGCATGAAGCCCGTCGTCACCACCCAGTCCTCCAACATCAGCCTGCCTCAAGGCGTAAACCTCACCCTGCGCTGCCTCGCCAAGGCCAGGCCAGACCCGGCGGTGAGGTGGACATATGGCCTGAAGATAATCAGAGGATTTCATGGTAAGAGTGTGCATGTCATCCGCACACCCAGCTAGAGTGATATCTTGTAGTAAATTAGATACTTAAACACACATCACAGACCCCTCGCCTGTAACTCCTCCTTAAAGATGAGGGAGTCTAAATCTGGATATTGGCCCACCGCGATATAATCATCACTGATTCCCTCAATCTGCATAACACTATCAGTGTTAATAAGAGAGTTGGCGATTATACAGTGCTGTAGCCTACCCAATGTCAGCCGTGTTGGGCTACTGTGTAATTAAGTAAACATCTGCGTCATTAGACCTGACCTAGTGGAGTGCTTACTGCAGATCATGACTGCAAGTCGTGCAAGTGCAACAGTTCATCATATACTAATGTAAACAGGCTGCTGCTTCTCTCACTGGTATCCCTACTGCTATCAATATCCCGACTGCTAATGCAAACAGGCATCTATCTCATTATTTGGGCTAGAAACCAGAG is part of the Micropterus dolomieu isolate WLL.071019.BEF.003 ecotype Adirondacks linkage group LG15, ASM2129224v1, whole genome shotgun sequence genome and harbors:
- the lrit1a gene encoding leucine-rich repeat, immunoglobulin-like domain and transmembrane domain-containing protein 1a, encoding MFLVLVLGLYVATGVLVSPVSSCPSQCSCFYHNLSDGSKARSVICNDPEISLVPLGFPVDTSKLRIEKTAIQQISSEAFNYLSSLEFLWMSFNTLSALNPDSFRGLFNLEELRLDGNALTAFPWECLMDMPSLRLLDLHNNQLTSLPAEATTYIKNLTYLDLSSNSLLTLPTEVLSTWLAAKPVQGPESSKMILGLHDNPWVCDCRLYDLVQFQKTPTLSVAFIDTRLRCSAPESLSGVLFSDAELRRCQLPRIHTAVARVRSAVGNNVLLRCGTIGVPIPDLTWRRMDGRVLNGTVQQETSKEGITWSILSVSAVSHRDSGKYICKATNYAGNAEAVISLVVSNSPKPEGNQTSNDKKAKVKKPNQMGKAAYQEKLVARYVVPTTTPSSLPALDPGLPPGLGLDPGLSSYSLADRATPRPATSSNPDAMLDLEKTNLSNLAANTSSLQQDPDRVVRSVKVVGDTDNTISLNWRAPKAKNTTAFSVLYAVFGERDMRKINVGAGQNRVTIDGLVPRTKYIACVCVRGLIPRKEQCVIFSTDEAASATGTQKLINVIVITVACIIAVPLTVIVCCGALKRRIQKYWGKKSKDIQDSYVTFETLSPGTKAKGLEGEYLNRLNPEESNRLLSARSSLDSEATAKIEGQPNEYFC
- the lrit2 gene encoding leucine-rich repeat, immunoglobulin-like domain and transmembrane domain-containing protein 2 is translated as MDIICYLLVIVLSTIQAYETYSQCLRGCSCVEDRHGRSLVCMEESAFGAIPENLPDDMTKIRIEKSHFTEIPRGAFSKTPALENLWLNFNDITVINSKGLEGLGNLTELRLQGNKLRSVPWTAFEDTPALKILDLKHNQLDVLPEHALKFLPGLTYLDLSFNRLTVISKEVFQNWPLYQKLQGMEEQEATAFVPNVVLALHDNAWLCDCRLKGFVEFIRSLRPPILLMNSYLTCSGPDFRAGKFFHEVELQACMKPVVTTQSSNISLPQGVNLTLRCLAKARPDPAVRWTYGLKIIRGFHESQERVDEDTIGSLLVIPSLHAADRGAYTCTAVNFIGNSSVSILLDVHSPGGSQSSLLPDIPAPPAAVDENVYIDIRIAKQTVRGISIEWYAALDRPAETWFTVHFGRAGSDKKEMTFIGPGIHSYTVSDLMPATKYEICVTLKNQAPHPGQCIVFVTGSDITEMEQREKMIHIVVIVLAMVLAVPIGMYACTTDTKFACLEGIMESWKNRRRESSSSGMERERQGTFDSLQAASDEDLVNKDSSENRKVRRRSDDRLQKLKADHSRLTAELY